From Paenarthrobacter sp. A20:
CTTGCAAAGCTGCGACCCGAGACCATCTTGAAGTTGCCTGAGCGAGGATTCTACTTCCGCAGCATCAGTAGTACCGCAGAAGGGGAATGGGCCTTGGACGAGAATTACAGGCCCCCTTTGGCGTTCCCTGTGCGTGCCGGTTGGCTTCGCGCCGTATTTGCCGGACATTCGCAGGTTGCGCGGGGCCTGAAACTGGACATCCCTGTCCTTGTGTTGACCTCCACCGCCAGCGCCAATGGAATGGTTTGGCACGAATCCATGCGCCGTTCCGATGCGGTCCTGGATGTAGGTGTGATCGCGCTCAGGGCCATGGCATTGGGCCGCAGCGTCACCTTGGAACGCATCGACGGCGGTCTGCACGACGTCTTCCTGTCGGCGCCTGCGGTGCGAAAGGATGCATATGCGCGGCTGGCCAGGTGGATCAACGGGTTCATGCACGACGCCGTGCCGGAGGGCCAGCAGGAAGGGCAAACATGACCACAACGGAGGGGTCGGTATCAGTGTGGGAGCGCGACATTCTTGGCCACGGCTACGAATGCCTCGAGCTGCCGCTCAAGGCCGATGATGAAGGGCCCGTCAAAGCGACGCTCGTCAGGCACGCCCCACCGGTTGAGCAGGCCTCGCCTCAAGGCATCCTCGACTTCCTGACATCGTTCACCAAACGCAAGCGCCGCGCATCCCCGGCCGATCCTGGCGGAGCGCCGCGGGTGGTTCTCTACTTGCATGGATGGGCAGACTACTTCCTGCAAACCGAGCTTGCCGAGTACCTCACGGCGTCGGGCTTTCATTTCTATGCGTTGGACCTCCGCAAGTTCGGCCGTAGCTTGTTGCCGGGCCAGACGCCCGGCTACACCTCGGACCTGAGCGTCTACGACGAGGATCTTGCAGTTGCCTTAGTGGAGATCGAACGCGACGTGGCGGCACGGACCAGCAATGGTGCGGCCCCCACTATCCATATGCTTGGCCATTCCCTTGGGGGCTTGATCGCAGCGCTTTGGGCCGACCGAAATCCGGGCAGGTTGGGAACCCTGGTCCTGAATTCCCCCTGGCTTGAGCTTCAAGGCAGCAGCCTCGTCCGCAGTATCGCCATGCACCTGGTGGAGCCTTTTGCCCGCACGGACCCCAAACGCCCCTTCCGTTTTCCGGAGATGCCTGCCTATTGGGAGAGTGTCAGCAATGAAGCCCATGGCGAGTGGATCCTCGACCCAATCTGGCGTCCGAGGGCTTCCTTCCCCATCCGGGCTGGTTGGACGAAGGCCGTACTGGCTGGCCATGCGGCGGTAGAGCGCAAGCTCAACATTGACGCCCCCGTACTGGTGCTTCTCTCCGGGCGGACCAGGATCCAAGCAGAGTGGACGGCTGACCTGATGCGGGCGGACGCGGTCATTGACGTTGAGGAAACCTCGCGACGGGCGCTTGGCCTTGCCCGCCGGACGGCTGTGTTCCGCTACCCGGGCGCCCTTCATGACATCTTTCTGTCGAGACGCACCGTCCGGCAACAGGCCTACCGCGACGTCGCCGTCTGGCTGGCCGCATACCCGTACTGATTCAGCAAGCGTGTGCTAGTTTTTGGCGGGCGCAGCGTCCACTGCTCCCCCGTAGCGCCTATCACGCTTGGCATAGATCTCGACGGCGTCCCATAGTGTCCTTCTGTCGACATCCGGCCACAGAGTGTCCATGAAAACGAATTCCGCATAGGCCGATTGCCACAGCAGGAAGTTTGAGAGCCGCTGCTCC
This genomic window contains:
- a CDS encoding alpha/beta hydrolase — its product is MTTTEGSVSVWERDILGHGYECLELPLKADDEGPVKATLVRHAPPVEQASPQGILDFLTSFTKRKRRASPADPGGAPRVVLYLHGWADYFLQTELAEYLTASGFHFYALDLRKFGRSLLPGQTPGYTSDLSVYDEDLAVALVEIERDVAARTSNGAAPTIHMLGHSLGGLIAALWADRNPGRLGTLVLNSPWLELQGSSLVRSIAMHLVEPFARTDPKRPFRFPEMPAYWESVSNEAHGEWILDPIWRPRASFPIRAGWTKAVLAGHAAVERKLNIDAPVLVLLSGRTRIQAEWTADLMRADAVIDVEETSRRALGLARRTAVFRYPGALHDIFLSRRTVRQQAYRDVAVWLAAYPY